The genome window ATTTCTTCAAAGTCATAAGAAACATAGCCCAGCTTTACCAGACCAAGGTGGAACGGGGACTGGAATTTCCCGAGGTACAGCTCGGATTCGTGGCCATGCGCAAGAACATCGCGGAACTTCCCCGGCTGGTGGTCATGGCTTCGGAACTCGGTGTGAAAAACATCTATGTCAGCTACATGGGTGTCCAGAACGAGGAGTCCATTCCCGAATCCCTCTATTTCTATCAGGACATGAGCGACGAATACATGCAGGCCGCAACCGAAGCGGCCATGCGGCACGGCGTTCTGCTGGAATTGCCGCCGCTCTTTTCCGCAGAGCCCTCCCCCGAACATGTCTTCGACCGAAGCAGCGAGCTCTGTCACGAGCCCTGGCGCAACCTGTTCATCCGCCCGGACGGGCGATGCAACCTCTGCTGCGGCGGCGGAGGCGGTTGCGGCAACCTCAATGAAACGTCCTTCAAAGAGATGTGGAACCATCCGGCGCGGGTTCACGCCCGGGAAAAGGTCAACACCGACACCCCTCCCAAGCTCTGCCTGTCCTGCAAGACCGTCAAGCAGACCCCGCAGGACATCGGCACCCATTTCAACAACAAGCGTCTTCGCGAGGCCGCCCTGGAATGGGGAGAAAAAACCGGCCTGCTTCCCAAAAACGCGGCATAAGTCCGAAAAACAGGAAGGCGAACCAAGCGGTTCGCCTTTTTCATGCCCACAAACTATTTCCAAATCTTAAACGCTTATTCAGAGAAACACATTTTTCTTGTAACATCAGAAGATAAAGCCAATAAAAGACCCTCAACCCCACCGTGAATTGCGCCTTTTCCGGTCTTTTTTTGGCAAAAGAAACTTTCCCCCTAGCTGTACCCCCTTGCTTTTCTTCAAAACCGGGATATATTGCTCAGTAAATTATTGAGGGTCGCCTTGGAACATTCCGGGGAACACAGTACAAGGGGCCCCGAGTCATGGCGTGGCAGCAATGCCCACGCTTTATTTCGCACGTATACGTTTGAGATAAATTTCACAATCTTAGGGGCGTGAAAATATCGTCAAAACACCCGGAACCGAGAGAGGAAAGGTGGGAAACCGCTGCCGCCAAGGGATTTCATGATGTTGAAAATCTCACTTGATACTATGGACAGGTAAGTGTATGACTCTTACCGTCCGTATGATATATACGGGCGATTTCCTGCACCCCAAGCAGGAGATCTCCGCCGGAGAGACATTGTTTTCTGAGGCTGAAGCATCCCCCAATATCTCTATCCACTGTGCCCATGGCACGCCAAACGTCCAAAAGGCTCCCCTAGGGGAGACCGTTGGGAATTGATATGCAAACAGTCAATCTCACCGACACCGTCGACAGAACATTCATGGAAAAGGTGATGGAAGAAAGCGGACAGGTCCTGTCGCAGTGCTACCAGTGCGGCAACTGTACCGCGAGCTGTCCGTACACCTTTGGCTTCGACATTCCCGTCAGCAGGGTGATGCGGCTCGTACAGACCGGCCAGAAGAAGGCCGTGCTCGAAAGCTCCTCCATCTGGCTCTGTGCTTCCTGCACCTCCTGCACAACCCGCTGTCCGAACAACATCGACGTGGCCTGCGTCATGGATGTTCTGCGGCACATCGCCCGCCGCGAGGGCTTCGTCAAGGAACGCCGGGTCAAGGCATTCTTCGATTCCTTCCTGGATTCGGTGCGCAAGCACGGCCGCGTGTTCGAAATCGGCCTCATGGTCGATTACGTCTGCAAGACCGGTCGTTTCTGGACCGACATGGACCTGGGCCCCAAGATGCTGCCCAAAGGAAAAATGTCGCTGAGGCCTCACGATATCAAGGGCAAGGACGCCATCGCCCGCATTTTCAAGCGTTTTGAAGAGGAGAACAAATAATGAGCAAGCTCTCCTATGCATACTATCCGGGCTGTTCGGGCCAGGGTACTTCCATGGAATACGAAGCATCCACTCGCGGCCTGTGCGAGGCGCTGGACATCGAACTCAAGGAAATCCCGGACTGGAGCTGTTGCGGTTCCACTCCGGCTCACGCCTGCGACCACGTTCTTTCGGCCGCCCTTTCCGGGCGCAACCTGGCCCTGGCCGCCGACATGGGGGAAGACTGCGTGCTCACCCCCTGCCCCAGCTGCCTGACCAACCTGAAGAACGCGGGCCGGCACATCGCCCACAGCGATGATTTCAAGGCTAAGGTCAACAAGCTCCTGGACGAGCCCATCAACGAAGTGCCGGACGTCAAGTCCGTGCTGCAGATCCTCTTTGAAGACCTGGGCCCCGAGGGACTCAAGGACAAGATCCTCAAGCCCCTCAAGGGACTCAAGGTGGTCACCTACTACGGCTGCATCCTGACCCGTCCCCCCAAACTCATGGAGTTCGACAGCGAAGAGAACCCCATCAGCATGGACGAGCTCATGAAGGCCGCCGGCGCCGAAGTGCTGCCCTTCCCGCTCAAGACCGAGTGTTGCGGCGCATCCCACGGCGTGGCCCGCAAGGACCTGGTAATGAAGCTTTCCGGCAAGCTGCTGGACATGGCCGCACAGCTCGGCGCGGACGCCGTGGTCACGGCCTGCCCCCTGTGCCAGATGAACCTGGACCTCAGGCAGGGCCAGGTGAACCAGGCCAACAAGACCAGCTACAAGCTGCCGGTCTTCTACTACACCCAGCTCCTCGGCTGGGCCATGGGCCTGCCCCAGGCGCAACTCGGCCTGGATAAGCTGTGCGTGGACCCCATGCCCGCACTGAACGGCATCGCCAAGAAAGAGGACGCGGCATAAAACCGCGGGAGTCACACAATGAAAATCGGAGTTTTTGTCTGCCACTGCGGCAGCAACATTGAAGGCACGGTGGATACCAAGACGGTTGCCGAGGCTGCTCTCGACTTCCCCGAGGTGAGCTTTGCCACCGATACCATGTACGCCTGTTCCGAGCCGGGACAGGACGGCATCATCGAGGCCATCAAGGAACACAGGCTCGACGGCGTGGTGGTCGCATCCTGCACCCCGCGCATGCACGAGCCCACCTTCCGCAAGACCCTGGAACGCGCGGGCCTGAACCCCTACATGTTCGAAATGGCCAACATCCGCGAGCACGTCTCCTGGATCGGCAAGGACCGCGAGGCCAACACCAACAAGGCCACGGACCTGGTGCGCATCGCGGTTGAAAAGCTGCGCCGCAACCGCCCGCTCACTCCCAAGGAGTTCGACATCAACCGCCGCGTGCTGGTCATCGGCGGGGGCGTCGCGGGCATCCAGGCGGCACTGGACTGTGCCGAGGCCGGCCTCGAGGTGATCATGGTGGAGCGCGAATCCACCATCGGCGGCAAGATGGCCAAGCTGGACAAGACATTCCCCACCGTGGACTGTTCGAGCTGTATTCTCGGCCCCCGCATGGTCGAGATCGCCCAGCACCCGAACATCACCCTCTATGCCTACTCGGAAGTGGAAAGCACCTCCGGCTACGTGGGCAACTTCGAGGTCCAGGTCCGGAAAAAGGCCACCTACGTGGACTGGAACAAGTGCACCGGCTGCGGCGAATGCGTGGAAAAATGCCCCAGCCGCAAGGCCCCGGACGCCTTCAACGAATACCTGGCCCCGGGACGGGCCATCAACATCCCGTTCCCGCAGGCCATTCCCAAAAAGGCCTATATCCAGGCCGACCACTGCATCAAGCTGACCAAGGACAAGTGCGGCAACTGCGCCAAGATCTGTCCTTCCGGCGCCATCGACTTCACCCAGAAGGACGAGATCATCACCGAGCAGGTGGGGGGCATCATCGCCGCCACCGGGTATGACCTGTTCGACTGGACCGTCTACGAGGAATACGGCGGAGGCCGCTATCCCGACGTGGTCACCTCCCTGCAGTACGAACGCATGCTCTCGGCCTCCGGTCCCACCGGCGGGCACGTCAAGCGTCCGTCCGACGGCAAGGAGCCCCAGAAGGTGGTCTTCATCCAGTGCGTGGGCTCCCGCGACAAGTCCGTGGGACGTCCCTACTGCTCGGGCTTCTGCTGCATGTACACGGCCAAGCAGGCCATCCTGACCAAGGACCACATGCCGAACTCCGAGTCCTATGTCTTCTACATGGACATCCGTTCCCCGGGCAAACTCTACGACGAGTTCACCCGCCGGGCCATGGAGGAATACGGCGCGCAGTACATCCGCGGCCGCGTGGCCATGGTCTACCCGGATGGAGAAGGCCAGCTCATCGTTCGCGGCGCGGACACGCTCATGGGCACCCAGGTGGAGGTCAAGGCTGACCTCGTGGTCCTGGCCGTGGGTGTGGAATCGGCCAAGAACTCCCCGCAGCTGGCCGAGAAGCTGCGCATCTCCTACGATGCCTACGGCTTCTTCATGGAAGGCCATCCCAAGCTCAAGCCCGTGGAGACCAACACCGCCGGCGTGTACCTGGCCGGCGCCTGCCAGGGCCCCAAGGACATTCCCGCGTCCGTGGGCCAGGGAAGCGCCGCCGCCGCCAAGATCATCGGCCTGTTCTCCAAGGAAAAACTGAAAAGCGACCCGCAGACCGCACAGGTGGAGCTCAAGCGCTGCATCGGTTGCGGCAAATGCGCCCAGACCTGCCCCTTCGGCGCCATCAAGCAGACCGAATTCCGGGGCGAAATCAAGGCCGAGGTTCTCGAAACCGTGTGCCAGGGCTGCGGTCTCTGCGCTGCCACCTGCCCCCAGGGCGCGGTGCAGCTCAAGCACTTCACCGACAACCAGATTCTCGCGGAGGTTGACGCCTTATGCCGGTTCTAGAAGGACGCGAACTGAGAATCGTAGGATTCCTTTGCAACTGGTGCTCTTACGGGGGCGCCGACACCGCCGGGGTCGCCCGGTTCGAACAACCCACGGACCTGCGCGTCATCCGCGTCCCATGCTCGGGTCGCATCGACCCGCTCTTTGTGGCCAAGGCGTTCATGAACGGGGCTGACGGCGTGCTGGTTTCCGGCTGCCACCCCCGCGACTGTCACTACGCGGAAGGCAACTTCTACGCGCGCCGCAGGCTGGAAGTGTTCAAAAACGTCATCTCCGTGCTCGGCATCGAGCCGGAGCGGTTCGAATACACCTGGGTCTCGGCCTCGGAAGGCCAGCGCTGGCAGGAAGTGGTGACCAAGTTCACCAAGCAGGTCCACGCGCTGGGTCCCATGGTCTCTGTTCCGGAAGTCTCCCTGGACAGGCTGGCCGCACTCGAACCGGCACAGTCCTAAGGAGTTCCTCATGCTCGACCAACTCAAAGAAACAATCAAGAAGGCGCTCCCCGAGCTGGACTTCGTCATGGGCTGGGGCATGGGCTTTGACGCCCTGCACGCCACCCCGCTGTTCATGTACGAACCCGAAGACGTGGACAAGCTCGTCTGGGGGCCGCTGAACATACAGAACCTGGCCACCTACCTGCCCTCTCTCAAGGGCAAGAAGGTCGGCATCGTGGTCAAGGGCTGCGACAGCCGTTCCGTGGCGGAACTGCTGCAGGAAAAGCTCGTCAACCGCGACGAAGTGGTCATCTTCGGCATGGCCTGCCAGGGCACGGTCAACCTGACCAAGGTCCGCGAAATCGTGGGCAACACCGGCCTTGTCGAGGACGTGAAATACGAAAACGGCAAGCTCACGGTCACGGCCGACGGCCAGCCCCACGAGATGCTCCTCAAGGACGTGCGGGCCGACAAGTGCGGCTACTGCCGCTTCCCCAACGCCGTGATCTCCGACCACTTCGTGGGCGAGGAACGCGCGCCCCAGGTGGAAGAGGACACCTTCGAGGACCTGAAGGAATTCGAATCCCAGTCCTTTGAGGAACGCCGCGACTTCTGGATGAAGGAAATGGACCGCTGCCTGCGCTGCTACGCCTGCCGCAACGCCTGTCCCCTGTGCGTCTGCCGCGACCACTGTGTGGCCCAGAGCCGGGATCCGCACTGGGTCAGCCAGCAGGACGGCATCCGCGACAAGTTCATGTTCCAGATCATTCACGCCACCCACATGGCCGGCCGCTGCACCAACTGTGGCGAATGCGAACGCGCCTGCCCGGTGGACATCCCGGTGCTGCTGCTGAAGCGCAGCTTCAACCGCGCGGTCAAGAACACCTTCGCTTACGACGCAGGGCTCGACGCCGGGGCAACGCCTCCGCTGCTCGCCTTCAAGGTCAACGAAGACAATATCAAGGAAAAGGAATGGTAGCGCCATGGCCAAGTATCTGAAACAAGACGATCTCGGCTCCTGGCTGAAGGAACTGGGCAAGACCTACAAGGTCATCGCGCCCGTGGAGGAAGGCGACGCCGTCATCTTCCGGCCGCTCACGGACGAGCGCACCCTGCGCATCGACCGCCAGGCCACCCAGGGCCCCAAGGGAGTGCTCTTCCCGGCCTGCGAGGAACTGGTCTCCTTCAAGTACGGCAAAGATCCGGAAAAACCGGAGAAGGTCACGGTGGACATCCAGGAAACCGTGGACGCCGAACCGACCCTGATCTTCGGCTCCCGCCCCTGCGACGCACGCGGCTTCGATGTCTTTGACAACGCCTTCACCAAATGTTCGGTGAAAGACAGCTACTACATGGCCCGCCGCGAGCAGGCCGTGGTTGTCTCCCTGGCCTGCACCAAGACCGAAACCACCTGCTTCTGCAACTGGGTGGGCGGTGCCCCGGACGGCAAGGGCGGCTCCGACGTGCTGCTCACGCCCATCACCGGCGGCTACCTGGTGGAATCCGTCACGGACAAGGGCGCTGCCCTGCTCGACAGCCCGCTGCTCTCCGAAGCCACGGGCGAGCACACCGCCGAAGCCGAAAAGCTGCTCGCGGCCGCCCGGGAATCCCTGCGGGAAGCCCCGGACTTCAAATGCGTGCCCGAACAGCTCTACAACCTGTTCGACAACATGGACTTCTGGGAAAAGCAGGCGGCGAAATGCCTGAGCTGCGGCGCATGCACCTACCTGTGCCCCACCTGCCACTGCTTCAACATCACCGACGAACAACAGGGGAACCAGGGCAGCCGCATCCGTTCCTGGGACAACTGCATGTCCCGACTGTTCACGGAAGAGGCCAGCGGACACAACCCGCGCCCGACCAAGGCTCACCGCCTCAAGAACCGCGTGGGGCACAAGTTCTGCTACTTCCCGGACATGCACGAGGGCCACATCGCCTGCGTGGGTTGCGGCAGGTGCATCAAGAGCTGCCCCGTGGCGCTCGACATCCGCGAAGTGGTGACCGCTGCTAAGGAATGCCGCCTCCCGGAGGAGGAAACTGCAGATGACTAAAATAAAGAATCCCTATCTCCCTGAAATGGCGACCGTTAAGGAAATCATTCAGGAAACGCATAACATCAAGACCTTCCGCGTGGTGCTCAACAACGAGCAGCGCATGAAGGACTTCAAGTTCGAACCCGGACAGGTGGGCCAGCTCTCGATCTTCGGCGTCGGTGAATCCACCTTCGTCATCAACTCCACGCCCACCCGCATGGACTACCTGCAGTTCAGCGTCATGGCCGCCGGGGAAGTGACCCAGCGCCTGCACGCCCTGCAGGAAGGCGACGAGATCGGCGTGCGCGCCCCGCTGGGCAACTGGTTCCCGTACGAAAAGATGAAGGGCAAGGACGTGGTCATCGTGGGCGGCGGCATCGGCATGGCGCCCCTGCGCACCCTGCTGCTGTACATGATCGACAACCGCGACGACTACGGCAAGATCACGGTCATCTACGGCGCCCGCACCCCCCAGGACCTGAGCTACAGCTACGAGTTCGAGGAATGGGCCGCGGCCAAGGACATGAACCTGGTGCTCACCGTGGACAACGAAGCCCCCGGCTGGGACCACAAGGTCGGCCTGATCCCCAACATCCTGCTGGAGGAATCCCCCAGCCCGGAAAACACCGTGGCCGTTACCTGCGGCCCGCCCATCATGATCAAGTTCACCCTGCAAGCCCTGAAAAAGCTCGGCTTCGAGGATGAAAACATCTACACCACGCTGGAAAAGCGCATGAAGTGCGGCGTCGGCCTGTGCGGCCGCTGCAACATCGGCTCTTCCTACGTCTGCGTGGACGGGCCGGTATACAGCTTCGCGGAGCTCCAGAAGCTTCCCAACGAGCTGTAGTCCGATACAAGCAAGAAGGCCGGGTAGCGAAAGCGCCCGGCCTTTTTTTGTTTGTCAGCCCTCGGAAAATATCCCTATACTCTCAGAAACCTCCAAAGGAACACCGCCCATGCCGCTCACCCTCGAAACCGAACGCCTCGTGCTCAGGCAGGCCACCCCGAAATTCGCGGAGCTGACCCTGGATTTCTACCTGAAGAACCGGGACCATCTCGCGGGCTGGGGGCCGGATTACCCCGAGGACTTCTTCACCCTCAAAGGCCAATACCAACGGCTGCGCTCGGTGCGAAAGGTTATTGCGGACGCACGCCAGCTGGAGCTGTGGATCTTCAAGAAGGACCGGGCGGACACCCTGGGAAAGGTCAACTTCTTCAACATCCGGCGGGCCGCACTCCAGGCCTGCGTGCTCGGCTACCAGATGGACGAGGCCCACACCAACAACGGGTACATCACCGAGGCACTGCGCGAAGCCATCCGCTACATGTTCGAAGTCCAGAAGCTGCACCGAATCGAGGCCAACATCATGCCCCGCAACAAGCGCTCCCTGCGCGTGGTGGAAAAACTGGGCTTCAAGCCCGAGGGGCTGCGGAAAAAATACCTGAAAGTGGGCGAGGTCTGGGAAGACCACATCCCCATGGTGCTCATCAACGAAGACTAGATTTCATCCCCGTTCAGGCCGAAAAAGGCGAAAAGATCCCGGGCCTCCTTGCGCAGCTCCATGGCCCGGTCGAACTTGGCCTGGGCCTCCCACCATTCCGCGCTGCAGGTACGGGAAAGCACCAGCTGATCATTGGCCTGGCACAGCATTTCATCGGCCCGCCGCTGCATGAGCCGCACACGCACCAGACACAGGTCGTCCTGGGTCACCTCGTAGAAAGTCCGCCACTGGAGCCGCTCGATGAGCTCGACCAACTCCTCGCGGCTCATGTCGTCCAACGTCAATCGTTCCTTTTCCATCTTTGTTCTTTCCGCTTCCGGACCTTTCTCGGACTTGCCAGCTCCCTTTTTGCCTCCCGCACGCACTACATTTCCCCCGCCCCGGCGCTCCGCTTCCCAACGAAACACGCCGGACACCCCCGGTCCAGAAACCACTTCCGGACCTTGGCCGAGGTCATGGAGCCCAGCACCCAGCGACGCACGGCCACGGGCGTCACCTCCAGCTCGGCCGCGATGTCGTTGACCGTAATCCTGTTGGCGGACATCCAGGCACGCACCAGATGGGGCTCGGGCCGTGTCGAGACCGTCGCGGAGCCATATGCCTCCGGCTGCCCGCGATGCTGACGGCCGATCCGGAGCGGAAGCTTCCCGCCCCCGGTGATCCCGGCCGCGCGAACAATGGAATCATCATCTCCCAGCACCCGCATAAGCGCCGCCACATAGCCCAGGGGAATGGAGCCCCGGGCCGTCCCGGCCCGGCACCATTCCATCACCTGTTCCGGCGAGACCCGCTCTCCCACCAACCTTGAAATTTCTCCGGCAACCGTCTCCGCCGTGATACCGACATCCAGCAGGGCACACTCCACGGCCTGCCGTATGTTCTCGGCGCAACGGAATTCGCCGCCCTCTCCCTGGAGACTCATCGCTGCCACGCCTCCATTCATTTTATTTAATTCCGCATGTAAACCAATCGTATTACTTGCACTCATAATCGTTGCGTGTATATAGTTTAACAGTTATTATGAGTTTCGTTTGGTAACCAAAGCCGCATTTACGACTTTTCTTAATATAGAATGCAAGAAAAGCTATCGTATAACCGGTGCTATAACCCGCTATGGATACTCCTGCAAGCAAAAGAAAGGAGAAAAACACATGGAGCACAGGAAAATCGTTGTTGGCTCGCTTCAGTCGTTGAACCACGAGGATTCCCGCACAACTACCAATTTCCTCGGGCAGCGGGTCAAGACCGCGCGCCAGCGGGCGCGCCTCTCCCAGGTGGAACTGGCAAGGAAGGTCGGGGTAAGCACAACCACGATCCAGAACTATGAATCAGGCCAATTCCCCAAGGGAGATCACGCCGTCGGGCTGGCTTCAGCCCTGGAGTGCTCCCTGGACTGGCTCCTGGCCGGGGTCACGCCCCAGTCCCACCAGAACGCACCCGGTCCCAATTCGCAGCAGTGCGGTGTGCCCATCCTGGGGCTGGCCAAGTGCGGGCTGCAGGGGTGGTCCAAATCCACGCCCCTGTCCATCAAGGCCTCGCGCCCCGGCGACATGCACCTGCCGGGCATCTTCTGCGTCATGGCCATCGGCAACAGCATGGTCCCCGCGGGCATCCTCCAGGGGCAGCTCTGTTTCTGCAACCCGCACGACCGCTATGAAAAGGGCGACGCCATTTACGTGGAGCGCATGGACAACACCGCATCCATCAAACTGTTCCAGGGGGCGGACGAACAGCACATGACCCTGCAGGGCTGGCTGGACCCGGACGTAAACGGTCACCAGGCCGCCTACACGGAGCAGGCCAGGCTGGACCAGATACGCCGGGTGGCCACGGTCATCTACGTCAAGCGCAAGCTGTAAAAAAACGCCTGCCGGAATCTCCGGCAGGCGTTTCCAATTCCTTGATCAACCGCCATCAGACATCCGAGAACTGCTTTTCCAGCATGATGTTCAGGATGGTGCGGTCGGTTTCGATCATGCCCTCGCTGGCCAAAGTGCCCACATTACGCATGGTCTCTTCCGGGGACTGCCCGATAATGCCGTCCGTAAAGTTCACGTTGACCCCGTGCAGGGAAAAAAGCGCTGCCTGGACGGCGGTTCCCGCGGCGGTGGCCAGCTTCAGGGCGCACCCGGCCTTTGCCCCGTCGCAGATGATGCCCGCGAGGTCCTCGGTGAGGTTCTTGATGGCCCCGGCAATATGCTGGGCCGTGCCCCCGAGCAGGTAGGTGATGCCCGCGGTGGCCCCGGCTCCGGCGGCCACGGAACAGCCGCACACGGCGGAAAGCCTGCCCGTATAAGCCTTCACGTACCCGGTGATAACGTGGGACAAGGCAATGGCCTTGAGCACCGTGGTCTCGTCCACGTCCAGGTAATCCTTCACGGCCCAAATGGGCAGG of Salidesulfovibrio onnuriiensis contains these proteins:
- a CDS encoding 4Fe-4S dicluster domain-containing protein: MLDQLKETIKKALPELDFVMGWGMGFDALHATPLFMYEPEDVDKLVWGPLNIQNLATYLPSLKGKKVGIVVKGCDSRSVAELLQEKLVNRDEVVIFGMACQGTVNLTKVREIVGNTGLVEDVKYENGKLTVTADGQPHEMLLKDVRADKCGYCRFPNAVISDHFVGEERAPQVEEDTFEDLKEFESQSFEERRDFWMKEMDRCLRCYACRNACPLCVCRDHCVAQSRDPHWVSQQDGIRDKFMFQIIHATHMAGRCTNCGECERACPVDIPVLLLKRSFNRAVKNTFAYDAGLDAGATPPLLAFKVNEDNIKEKEW
- a CDS encoding GNAT family N-acetyltransferase, with protein sequence MPLTLETERLVLRQATPKFAELTLDFYLKNRDHLAGWGPDYPEDFFTLKGQYQRLRSVRKVIADARQLELWIFKKDRADTLGKVNFFNIRRAALQACVLGYQMDEAHTNNGYITEALREAIRYMFEVQKLHRIEANIMPRNKRSLRVVEKLGFKPEGLRKKYLKVGEVWEDHIPMVLINED
- a CDS encoding 4Fe-4S dicluster domain-containing protein, encoding MQTVNLTDTVDRTFMEKVMEESGQVLSQCYQCGNCTASCPYTFGFDIPVSRVMRLVQTGQKKAVLESSSIWLCASCTSCTTRCPNNIDVACVMDVLRHIARREGFVKERRVKAFFDSFLDSVRKHGRVFEIGLMVDYVCKTGRFWTDMDLGPKMLPKGKMSLRPHDIKGKDAIARIFKRFEEENK
- a CDS encoding 4Fe-4S dicluster domain-containing protein — translated: MAKYLKQDDLGSWLKELGKTYKVIAPVEEGDAVIFRPLTDERTLRIDRQATQGPKGVLFPACEELVSFKYGKDPEKPEKVTVDIQETVDAEPTLIFGSRPCDARGFDVFDNAFTKCSVKDSYYMARREQAVVVSLACTKTETTCFCNWVGGAPDGKGGSDVLLTPITGGYLVESVTDKGAALLDSPLLSEATGEHTAEAEKLLAAARESLREAPDFKCVPEQLYNLFDNMDFWEKQAAKCLSCGACTYLCPTCHCFNITDEQQGNQGSRIRSWDNCMSRLFTEEASGHNPRPTKAHRLKNRVGHKFCYFPDMHEGHIACVGCGRCIKSCPVALDIREVVTAAKECRLPEEETADD
- a CDS encoding FAD/NAD(P)-binding protein; translation: MTKIKNPYLPEMATVKEIIQETHNIKTFRVVLNNEQRMKDFKFEPGQVGQLSIFGVGESTFVINSTPTRMDYLQFSVMAAGEVTQRLHALQEGDEIGVRAPLGNWFPYEKMKGKDVVIVGGGIGMAPLRTLLLYMIDNRDDYGKITVIYGARTPQDLSYSYEFEEWAAAKDMNLVLTVDNEAPGWDHKVGLIPNILLEESPSPENTVAVTCGPPIMIKFTLQALKKLGFEDENIYTTLEKRMKCGVGLCGRCNIGSSYVCVDGPVYSFAELQKLPNEL
- a CDS encoding LexA family transcriptional regulator, translating into MEHRKIVVGSLQSLNHEDSRTTTNFLGQRVKTARQRARLSQVELARKVGVSTTTIQNYESGQFPKGDHAVGLASALECSLDWLLAGVTPQSHQNAPGPNSQQCGVPILGLAKCGLQGWSKSTPLSIKASRPGDMHLPGIFCVMAIGNSMVPAGILQGQLCFCNPHDRYEKGDAIYVERMDNTASIKLFQGADEQHMTLQGWLDPDVNGHQAAYTEQARLDQIRRVATVIYVKRKL
- a CDS encoding CoB--CoM heterodisulfide reductase iron-sulfur subunit B family protein — protein: MSKLSYAYYPGCSGQGTSMEYEASTRGLCEALDIELKEIPDWSCCGSTPAHACDHVLSAALSGRNLALAADMGEDCVLTPCPSCLTNLKNAGRHIAHSDDFKAKVNKLLDEPINEVPDVKSVLQILFEDLGPEGLKDKILKPLKGLKVVTYYGCILTRPPKLMEFDSEENPISMDELMKAAGAEVLPFPLKTECCGASHGVARKDLVMKLSGKLLDMAAQLGADAVVTACPLCQMNLDLRQGQVNQANKTSYKLPVFYYTQLLGWAMGLPQAQLGLDKLCVDPMPALNGIAKKEDAA
- a CDS encoding CoB--CoM heterodisulfide reductase iron-sulfur subunit A family protein, with product MKIGVFVCHCGSNIEGTVDTKTVAEAALDFPEVSFATDTMYACSEPGQDGIIEAIKEHRLDGVVVASCTPRMHEPTFRKTLERAGLNPYMFEMANIREHVSWIGKDREANTNKATDLVRIAVEKLRRNRPLTPKEFDINRRVLVIGGGVAGIQAALDCAEAGLEVIMVERESTIGGKMAKLDKTFPTVDCSSCILGPRMVEIAQHPNITLYAYSEVESTSGYVGNFEVQVRKKATYVDWNKCTGCGECVEKCPSRKAPDAFNEYLAPGRAINIPFPQAIPKKAYIQADHCIKLTKDKCGNCAKICPSGAIDFTQKDEIITEQVGGIIAATGYDLFDWTVYEEYGGGRYPDVVTSLQYERMLSASGPTGGHVKRPSDGKEPQKVVFIQCVGSRDKSVGRPYCSGFCCMYTAKQAILTKDHMPNSESYVFYMDIRSPGKLYDEFTRRAMEEYGAQYIRGRVAMVYPDGEGQLIVRGADTLMGTQVEVKADLVVLAVGVESAKNSPQLAEKLRISYDAYGFFMEGHPKLKPVETNTAGVYLAGACQGPKDIPASVGQGSAAAAKIIGLFSKEKLKSDPQTAQVELKRCIGCGKCAQTCPFGAIKQTEFRGEIKAEVLETVCQGCGLCAATCPQGAVQLKHFTDNQILAEVDALCRF
- a CDS encoding hydrogenase iron-sulfur subunit, which encodes MPVLEGRELRIVGFLCNWCSYGGADTAGVARFEQPTDLRVIRVPCSGRIDPLFVAKAFMNGADGVLVSGCHPRDCHYAEGNFYARRRLEVFKNVISVLGIEPERFEYTWVSASEGQRWQEVVTKFTKQVHALGPMVSVPEVSLDRLAALEPAQS
- a CDS encoding radical SAM protein; the protein is MPSLEEIKRVNSITNKMMATQSTGQVMSYPEQITLMPLQVCNYKCIMCNEWKAREKPEMSPELLEKIRHVLPFVRTLFITGGEPLMYRHLESLLSMGSEAGCDLWMVSNGALLDERRRDMLMTHGLKRLKISLDAAKNSTYKAIRGGNFFKVIRNIAQLYQTKVERGLEFPEVQLGFVAMRKNIAELPRLVVMASELGVKNIYVSYMGVQNEESIPESLYFYQDMSDEYMQAATEAAMRHGVLLELPPLFSAEPSPEHVFDRSSELCHEPWRNLFIRPDGRCNLCCGGGGGCGNLNETSFKEMWNHPARVHAREKVNTDTPPKLCLSCKTVKQTPQDIGTHFNNKRLREAALEWGEKTGLLPKNAA